From Hydra vulgaris chromosome 07, alternate assembly HydraT2T_AEP, a single genomic window includes:
- the LOC136082675 gene encoding histone-lysine N-methyltransferase SETMAR-like, with the protein MNFDTEGIRKLIYYGWKRGLDTSDINKEINKTLGNGVVSLRTCANWVLKFRESFYDVKDDKRTGRPSLELDQKIDVILQENRHATTRFIAEHLRVSHTAVRKNLLQMDKRYLRNIWVPNELTESAKAKRVEICSQLLEMYEKNNFLPRLVTVDEVWIYWENIGTHTHRSWVGAGDDPVTEVRQTLTTKKHLATVFWDSKGIILIDVHLLQSPPR; encoded by the coding sequence ATGAATTTTGACACAGAAGGCATCAGGAAATTAATCTATTACGGTTGGAAGCGAGGGCTGGATACATCCGATATTAACAAGGAGATCAACAAGACGCTGGGCAATGGAGTAGTGAGTCTGCGTACGTGTGCCAACTGGGTATTAAAATTTCGAGAGAGTTTTTACGATGTTAAAGATGATAAACGCACTGGTCGTCCATCCCTTGAACTGGACCAGAAGATTGATGTAATTCTGCAAGAGAATCGTCATGCAACCACAAGGTTCATTGCCGAGCACCTCCGCGTCAGCCACACAGCAGTCAGAAAAAATCTACTGCAAATGGATAAACGCTATTTGAGGAACATTTGGGTTCCTAATGAATTGACTGAATCTGCCAAAGCTAAAAGAGTGGAAATTTGCAGTCAGCTGTTAGAGATGTATGAGAAGAACAATTTCTTACCTCGCCTTGTAACCGTCGACGAGGTATGGATATACTGGGAGAACATTGGCACTCATACTCACAGATCGTGGGTGGGTGCAGGAGATGACCCAGTTACTGAGGTGCGACAAACTTTGACAACAAAAAAGCACTTAGCTACCGTATTTTGGGACAGTAAAGGAATTATTCTTATTGACGTCCATTTACTACAGTCACCTCCTAGATAA